In Arachis hypogaea cultivar Tifrunner chromosome 17, arahy.Tifrunner.gnm2.J5K5, whole genome shotgun sequence, a single window of DNA contains:
- the LOC140180735 gene encoding uncharacterized protein: MADFLVEVTGDSHETPGIRWKLHVDGASNQMSRGAWIILESPTGVVYEQSIKFEFSVSNNQVKYEALIGGLLLSKEVGVTRVEVNSDSQVVTSQINGTYQAKDPLLQKYLEKVRGLSKDFEEVVVQHVPRERNT, from the coding sequence ATGGCCGACTTTCTGGTGGAAGTAACGGGTGACTCTCATGAAACCCCGGGCATACGGTGGAAACTCCATGTTGACGGAGCTTCCAACCAAATGTCGAGGGGAGCATGGATAATCCTCGAGAGCCCGACAGGAGTAGTATACGAGCAGTCCATCAAGTTTGAGTTCTCGGTCTCCAACAACCAGGTGAAGTATGAGGCCCTTATTGGCGGCCTGCTGTTGTCAAAAGAAGTCGGGGTGACAAGAGTGGAGGTGAACAGCGATTCTCAAGTCGTCACCTCCCAAATCAATGGAACTTATCAAGCCAAAGACCCTCTGCTacaaaaatacttggaaaaggTTAGGGGTCTAAGCAAGGATTTTGAGGAGGTCGTGGTGCAGCATGTCCCAAGGGAAAGAAACACATGA